One Prunus dulcis unplaced genomic scaffold, ALMONDv2, whole genome shotgun sequence genomic window carries:
- the LOC117612524 gene encoding BTB/POZ and MATH domain-containing protein 4-like has protein sequence MFSHRHKSPLVSPSSSRFVTETVNGSHNFVIKGYSLAKGIGVGKHIASETFTVGGFQWAIYFYPDGKNPEDNSAYVSVFIALASEGTDVRALFELTLVDQGTHGKHKVHSHFDRSLESGPYTLKYRGSMWGYKRFFRRTMLESSTFLKDDCLKLNCTVGVVVSAIDSSRLHSIDVPESDIGAHFGMLLENEEGSDVTFNVRGVKFHAHKLVLAARSPEFESEFLNGMEEDNHEIVVVDMEPKVFKALLHFIYTDNLIEDEEFSVTSSSCMPSLSDKLAAKLLAAADKYGLARLALMCESVLCKDVSVNSVANILALADRFSAMDLKSVCLKFAAENLVAVMETDGFELLKENCPLLQSELLKTVAGTEEELSGGGKSRSVWAQFSDGGDTTDRRRHNWEDVGERGQSLWVQSSDGGDARGMSPGQEG, from the exons ATGTTCTCACACAGACACAAGAGCCCTCTGGTCTCTCCCTCTAGCTCGCGCTTCGTCACGGAGACCGTCAACGGCTCCCATAACTTCGTCATCAAAGGCTATTCGTTGGCCAAAGGAATTGGCGTCGGCAAACACATTGCCAGTGAGACTTTCACCGTTGGAGGCTTCCAATGGGCCATCTATTTCTACCCAGATGGGAAGAACCCGGAGGATAACTCCGCCTATGTCTCCGTCTTCATTGCTCTAGCTAGCGAAGGCACCGACGTGCGAGCTCTCTTCGAGCTCACTCTGGTTGATCAGGGTACTCATGGCAAGCACAAGGTCCATAGCCATTTCGATCGCTCTCTGGAAAGCGGGCCCTACACGCTCAAGTATAGAGGTAGCATGTG GGGCTACAAACGTTTTTTCAGACGCACTATGCTTGAGTCATCGACTTTCCTTAAGGACGATTGCTTGAAGCTTAATTGCACTGTTGGTGTTGTGGTTTCTGCAATAGACAGTTCAAGATTGCACTCCATAGATGTCCCTGAGTCTGATATTGGAGCTCATTTTGGTATGTTATTGGAGAATGAGGAAGGTTCAGATGTAACTTTCAATGTGCGTGGCGTAAAGTTTCATGCTCACAAGCTAGTATTGGCTGCTCGGTCTCCTGAGTTCGAAAGTGAATTTCTGAATGGAATGGAAGAGGATAATCATGAAATAGTTGTTGTGGATATGGAACCCAAGGTCTTTAAG GCTTTGCTGCACTTCATTTATACAGATAATCTTATTGAAGATGAAGAGTTCTCAGTAACAAGTTCATCTTGCATGCCATCTTTATCAGACAAATTAGCTGCAAAGTTGTTAGCTGCAGCAGACAAATATGGCTTAGCTAGGCTTGCCCTGATGTGTGAATCTGTTCTCTGCAAGGATGTATCTGTCAATTCTGTTGCCAATATTCTGGCCTTGGCTGATCGTTTTTCTGCTATGGATCTAAAATCCGTTTGCCTGAAATTTGCTGCTGAAAATCTAGTGG CCGTCATGGAAACAGATGGCTTTGAGTTGCTCAAGGAGAACTGCCCACTGTTGCAGTCAGAGCTTTTGAAGACAGTTGCAGGAACTGAGGAGGAACTCAGCGGAGGCGGAAAGAGTCGAAGTGTTTGGGCCCAGTTTTCTGATGGTGGGGATACAACTGATAGGCGTAGACATAACTGGGAAGATGTAGGAGAGAGAGGTCAAAGCCTCTGGGTCCAGTCTTCTGATGGTGGTGATGCGAGAGGTATGAGTCCTGGGCAAGAAGGTTGA